The Ranitomeya imitator isolate aRanImi1 chromosome 6, aRanImi1.pri, whole genome shotgun sequence genome window below encodes:
- the GFUS gene encoding GDP-L-fucose synthase, with the protein MTDNKPKRILVTGGSGLVGKAIEKIVGDGEGRPDEEWIFLSSKDADLTDTADTRALFEKHRPTHIIHLAAMVGGLFRNMKYNLDFLRKNLQINDNVLHTSYELGVQKVVSCLSTCIFPDKTTYPIDETMIHLGPPHSSNFGYSYAKRMIDVQNRAYHQQHGCKFTAVIPTNVFGPYDNFNIEDGHVLPGLIHKVYQAKQNGSALSIWGSGKPRRQFIYSLDLARLFIWVLREYDEVDPIILSVGEEDEVSIKEAAESIVSAMDFKGEVLFDITKSDGQYKKTASNGKLRQYLPDFTFTPFSQAVQETCDWFNANYAQARK; encoded by the exons ATGACAGATAATAAACCAAAAAGAATCCTAGTGACGGGCGGCTCCGGGCTGGTGGGCAAAGCCATCGAGAAGATTGTGGGGGATGGAGAAGGACGACCGGATGAGGAATGGATCTTTCTGTCCTCCAAGGACGCCGATCTCAC GGACACTGCGGACACTCGGGCACTATTTGAGAAGCACAGACCCACCCACATCATCCATCTGGCGGCTATGGTGGGCGGACTCTTCCGGAACATGAAGTATAACCTGGATTTCCTG AGGAAGAACCTGCAGATTAATGATAATGTGCTGCACACCTCGTACGAGCTGGGGGTCCAGAAGGTGGTCTCCTGCCTCTCCACCTGCATCTTCCCAGACAAGACCACCTACCCCATTGATGAGACCATG ATTCATCTCGGACCCCCGCACAGCTCAAACTTCGGCTATTCCTACGCCAAGAGGATGATTGACGTCCAGAACAG GGCGTATCACCAGCAGCACGGATGTAAGTTCACCGCCGTCATCCCCACCAATGTTTTCGGCCCCTACGATAATTTCAACATCGAGGACGGTCATGTGTTACCGGGACTCATCCACAAAGTGTACCAGGCTAAAC AAAATGGCTCCGCGCTCTCCATCTGGGGATCCGGGAAACCGCGGCGGCAGTTTATCTACTCACTG GACCTGGCTCGGCTCTTTATCTGGGTGCTTCGGGAATACGATGAGGTGGATCCCATCATCCTCTCCG TGGGAGAAGAGGACGAGGTGTCCATCAAGGAGGCGGCAGAGAGTATCGTGTCCGCCATGGACTTCAAGGGGGAAGTTCTC TTTGACATCACAAAGTCTGACGGACAATACAAGAAGACGGCGAGTAACGGCAAACTGCGCCAGTACCTGCCCGACTTCACGTTCACACCGTTCAGTCAGG ccgtccaggaaacatgtgACTGGTTTAATGCCAACTACGCCCAGGCCCGGAAGTGA